The genomic DNA TAGTCCAtgctatgaataatatttctctGGAAGATGAGGAGGAAGATAGCCTGACTTTAGATATAGCGGAGTTGCAGGGAGAAAACCAGTTAGTCAACGGATTTGATGCTAAATTATGTGTTGTAGCACGATTTCTATCTGAAGGACAGGTCGATTTCTCAGCCATGCAACAAACGATGGCAGCACTCTGGAAACCAGGGATGGGAGTTTATATGAAAGAAATCGAGATAAATCTATTCTTATTTCAGTTTTATCATGAAGTGGATGTTAAAAGAGTAATGGAAGGATGTCCATGGTCCTTTAATAGAAGAGCGTTAGTCATGCGTCGACTGAAGGAAGAAGAAAATCCTCGCAATGTAGATCTAAACACAATGGATTTCTGGGTGCAAGTGTATGATCTCAAAGTAGGGTTTATGTCTGAAAGGATTCTCACAGAAGTAGGTAACAGTATTGGTAAGTTTGTTGCTTCATGTCCAAGTAATTTCCAAGGTGTATGGAGGGATTATTTTCGCATTAGAGTTACGGTGGATGTTAACAAGCCTCTCAAACGCAGAATGAAAATCAAGAACACAGGAGCAGACTGGTTTTGGATAACTTTCAAATACGAAAATATACCAACTTTTTGTTTCATATGTGGTATATTAGGGCATTCAGAGAAATTTTGCACTCGTTTATTTGAAACTCCATAATCAGAGATTGTTAAACCTTACGGCCCATGGATGAGGGCTCCTTTCAAAAAACAAATCAGGCCTATAGGCGCGAAGTGGCTACGCAACAGTTTTAACGATGGAGATCGGAATTATAGTGATACACATTCTCAGGCAAAACAGAGTGGTGAAGGGGGCAATCATGATCCAAAATTTTCTCCACACGATCAGGGGATAATTAGTAAGGGAGAGATTATAGGAGATAATGGattcaaaaaaaattgaaaaagcGGGAATTCAGAGATAAGGAAAGAGCAAACTAAGGAAGCTGTAATCTCGCAAGTAACAGAAAAGGAGTCAATCACTGTGGTTGAGTTCAAAAAAAGGAGGACAGGTGATGGGCTAAATCAAGAGATACAATTGGGCCTAAATAATGAAGTCATTTTGGATGGGAATGAGGACATGAACATCGAACAAACAAGCCCAAACAACTTAGCTGATCCAAAAAATGGACAAATGGCGGGTGCCCAGGTGGGTGCTCGCCTAGTATTATGAGTACTATCAGCTGGAATTGCCATGGGCTTGGGACCCCATGGGCTTTACAATTCCTTAGGGAGATTGTGCTCCAAAAGATCCCGAATTTTGTATTTCTATGCGAAACCATATGTAAGCAAGCTATAGTAGAGAAGACAAGACTGATGTTAGGCTTCAATGGCATGATAGCAGTTGAAGCTAACGGACACAGTGGAGGTATTGCCCTTTTATGGAGAAACAAAGAAGAAGTGTCTCTGAATTCTTTTAGCAAAAATCACATTGACGTGAATGTGTCTACTAAAGAAGGGTTATGTTACAGACTCACAGGAATGTACGGAGAACCGGATAGGTCAAAGAGACGAGAGACCTGGCAGTTGATCAGAAATTTGGCAAGCTCAAACACCCTACCGTGGTGCTTGATAGGAGATATGAATAATGTTCTATCCCAGCAAGACAAAATAGGTGGCAGACCTTATCCATCTGATCTCTTACAGGGCTTTCATCAAGTTCTTGAAGATTGCAATCTAATAGACATGGATTTACATGGTTACAAGTTCACATGGAGTCGAGGAACAGAAGAAACAAACCATATCGAGATACGTCTTGACAGAGCCTTAGTTAACCACGAGTTTCTTAATATGTTTCACGAAGCCAAACTTTCTAATTTAGAGGTGTCTACCTCTGATCACTACCCAATTCTACTGGAACCTGTTGTTGTTACTCCTTTTATTCGGACTAAAGCCTTTCGTTTCGAAAACACATGGCTCAGAGAACCAATGCTCTACCAGTTAGTTGAAGATATTTGGGTGAATAACACGGGGAACTTATACGATAAACTATCGCAGTGTGCAGAAATTTTGTCAGTCTGGGGTAAGGAGATAACAGGCAGTTTTGAAGATCGTATCAGACGCAGTAAAAGACTTCTGAAAACTGTGAAAGGCAGAAGAGACTCTAATTCTTTACGTCTGTATCACGAGGAGAAAAAGAAGTTAGCTGAAACATACACTCAACAAGAGGTATTTTGGCGTCAAAGATCAAAGCAAATGTGGCTTCGCGAGGGTGATGGAAACAGTAAATTTTTTCATGCTGCCACAAAAAATAGACGAAAAGCCAACAATATAACTTCTTTACAAGACGATCAAGGAAATAAAAAAGAATGGGGTTCTGGACTAGAAAATCTGATGGAGGACTACTTTAAAAACCTTTTCACCGCTTCGAACACAGACTGGTCTCGTGTTACTAGGTGCATTTCAAGCAGAGTAACAGCTCTCCAGAATGAAAAGCTCTTGGCAGAGGTCAATGAAAAGGAAGTTAAGAACGCTCTGTTCAATATGCACCCTGACAAATCTCCGGGCCCGGATGGCATGAGTCCGGGATTTTATCAAAAGTGTTGGAAAATAGTGAAGAATGATGTAATAGAAGTGGTCAAGCATTTTTTTCGTACAGGGAATCTTGATGATCACTTGAAAGGTACGAACATTGCCCTTATTCCGAAAAAATCAAAGCCAACTCATATGACTGAAATTCGTCCTATATCTTTATGTAACGTGATTTATAAAGTCATATCCAAGGTCCTAGCTAACAGGTTGAAAACAGTCATGGAAGCGATCATATCTGAAGCTCAAAGTGCCTTCATCCCTAGGAGAATTATTTCGGACAATATTATGGTTGCTTTCGAAGTAATGCATTACATGAAGCGAAAGAAACGAGGGAAAGATTGCTGGATGGCTCTAAAGCTGGATATGTCCAAAGCATACGATCATGTTGAGTGGAACTATTTGGAGGCAATCTTATCAAAAATGGGTTTCGATCAAAAGATTATCCAATTGTTCATGGGCTGTTTAACTGCAGTTTCTTATAGTATTGCTCATGCAGGCAGAAAGTTTGGCTCTATAACTCCAACAAGGGGCCTCAGGCAAGGAGACCCCTTATCATCTTATTTATTCTTAGTGTGCATGGAAGGATTAACAGCTCTCTTACAAGACTTCGAAAATAGTAAATTGATATCTGGAGTGAAAGTAGCCAGATCAGCCCCTTCTATAACTCACATGTTATTTGCTGATGACTCCTACATCTTTTGCAAAGCGAATTTGGATAGTGCTGATAATGTTATGAATCTGTTGTAAATTTTCGAACGAGCTTCAGGTCAGAAAATAAATGTGGACAAATCTTCAGTTTTCTTCAGCAATAATTCTTCCCAGTCATTGAAAACAGATCTCTGTCAAAAGCTTGGCTTCAGGGAAGCAAATGATCACAGTACATACCTCGGATTACCTAATATTATTGGCAGGAATAAGTCAGTGCTCTTTAAGTACATTAAAGATAGGTTGGTGGCTCGTATTCAAGGATGGGACAAATCTCTGTTGAATAAAGGAGGTAAAGAAATCTTGTTGAAAACTGTTGCTCAAACTATCCCAAACTACGCAATGAGTGTTTTTCTCTTGCCATTGGATTTATGTCAACAACTTGAAAATCTCATGTGCAAGTACTGGTGGAACACATCATCGAAGAAAGACAAATGTATCCATTGGCAAAGTTGGCAGAAAATGTGTAAAAGAAAATCTCAGGGTGGCATGGGGTTTAGAAGTGTTCGTGATTATAATATTGCTTTACTTGGTAATCAAGGTTGGAGACTAGTTCAATATCCGGAGAAGCTAGTGAGCAGAATTTACAGAGCTCGTTACTACCCTAAGAGCAATTTTCTTAATGCTAAGATCGGTAGTAATCCGAGTTTTATATGGAGGAGTGTTCATGAGTCTCAATCAGTTATCAGAAATGGAATCGGCTGTAGAGTGGGCAATGGGAGGTCAATAAATATCAAGGACGATCCGTGGCTTCCAGACTTAGATGAAGCAATGATTCAAACTGAAAGTGAAGCAATAAAAGATCAAAAGGTCTCTTCTTTAATTAGTATGGCTGACAACAGTTGGGATACAGATTTGATTCTGGATATTGTCAATAGTCGAGATGCAAACATTATCCTTTCAATTCCTATGGATAAAGAGGTGAATGATAATTGGTATTGGAGATATGAGAAGTTTGGCAACTACTCTGCCAAAAGTGCTTACTTTTTGCTGCAAGGCGACAGAAATGACAATAACACAGCAGATAATTCTGGTTTCTGGAGAAAGCTATGGAATTTGAAAATACCTCCCAAGATCAAAAGTTTTCTATGGCGAGCCTCAACTAATTGTCTGCCAACGAGAGACACGCTTCTTACCAAAAGAGTCCCAGTTATTATCACTTGTCCTGTATGCAATGATTACCCTGAATCATGCTTGCACATTTTTACTCAATGCGCTTATGCAGAATCAGTATGGGGAAAGTTGGACATTTCTTTCGACCTGGACAATATCAATATTTTTCCAGAATGGTTAGATTGGGTGTTTCAACATTACAGCAAAGAGAAGGTTCTTGACATTGTCATGGTCTGCTGGATTCTATGGAAAAACAGAAACGATGTCATATGGAATCAACGAAGCTTAAATATTTCCATCGTGGTAGAATCTGCTTTATCGTTACTTAACCAATGGAAGGGTGTTCAGGATCGAACTTTTGATCGTTCTCTGGGTTATATATCAGCAGAGGATGGAGATGAACACTGGACCTTACCACCTGCAAATAGCGTTAAGATTAATACAGATGCTGCCATCTTCGAGGAAAATTCAAACTTCAGTTTCGCCTTTGTAGTTAGAGACCACAGAGGAAGTCTCATTGAAGCAAGGACTCGGTGCTTGAGAGGTAGTCCAAATCCAGATTTGGCAGAAGCTTTGGGCATTCGAGAAGCCTTAAGCTGGATAAAAAACAAAGATCAACACGATGTCATATTGGAATCAGATTGCTTGCAGAATGTCCAGGCAATTCGTAGTTCTTTCACATGTTTATCATACTTGGGAAGAGTTATTAAAGATTGTCGTGAACTTCTAGTAAGTTTGAGTGAGAAAAACGTTAAGTTTAAGTTTGTGAAGCGATCTGCGAACAAAGTTGCTCATTTCTTGGCGCGACAAAATTGTTCCCTAGCTGATCGTATCTGGAGAGTGGGGGATGTCCACTCCGATTTTCAATATGTTTTGTCGAATGATTTGATAATTCAATAAAATCTCGACTTTTTCCTggcaaaaaaaatatatatttataaaactttatcgaattgaaaaatatttaattttaggaaaatagtatacaatattatcaaattattatatgaagaaatattagagttgtaatgaaagaaacttaaaaatagtttaaataacaatataattacaatttttccttcaaattcttgaaaaaaaatcatgaacatcaataataagtcttacaatatataatttatttttatgttacatgaTTGATACTCGGCCGCGTACAAAACATATATGGATTGTTTttcagtgataatgtgaataccatatataaattattgcaatttatttattacataattttaatttttgaataattataaatacatgttatttaagtaatcaattgtctcactagatattaataatgattatacatgtacataaattagatatttagcatataaataattgaaaccatcgtaattttctaagaaatgtaacatacgataattCAGATGCTGATATagatacatataacttaatcttattttgttaagagtagtgtaaaaaaactaacatttttccaaacatacgtacgttaaatttcaaaaactaacatttttcattaaaatcaacttttatattaacagtaatttaaattttatattattttatattatgattgcaagtaattctgaattcagttattcattttttatctttttaaattgagtaagttaactGTAAGTTAGTAgagaactcagtaataatatagaccagttatatagtttatttaaatgaaattcaaaatttaaaccccgtattcaacatatatgttagtttttaactttttctttgtaaacataccaacgacattctacatattaaatttatttgtttcattttaaacgtacactgactaccctgtttatattcattcattaaatacaattatacaacacaaacaagaatacATATATTTTTCTTAATAAGCTATATTGGAAACGTTGTGTAATTTAgtaatgtcttgtatgaaaatGATACACGGATAAATACGTTAGATGTTATACAACATTTATAAATAAGAATATAACTAAAAGCATTATAATTGCATTcataaaaaaactctagaaaataaTCCGTGCCTCGCACGGTTATTATGCTAGTAACATATAAAGCTACACTTTATCtagaaacattaaaagtttggtagtcggtcggtcggtactttctgaaattacttaattacccttaattaaataaaaaataaaccaAAAGGGACATCTAAATAATATAATAACAgtaaattaattttaatgtatAGACATCAGAAACTCGAAGATTATTTTAATGTGAATCAACTCTTATCCCGCCACACCACAGTTTGATACAGCCGCGAAATTTTGCACACATCAGAAGCTTCATGCCAATTTACTATTTTTCCGTTACGTAAATCTAAATATTCACATACATATAATTACATTAAACTTTTAACTTTTATTTGTTATcgttaataataaaattaattaattaatattttttaagaaCTTACAAATTATGAAATTTTGCAGCGGCTAAATTTTTCGTTTTCTAGCAAACTAATATTTCAATTGCGGTTTTTTATATGATATTAACCTacaacccgtgcgatgcacggatatttattaatatttttatattatttaaaattataataatttttttagatTATTGTCCAACAATTGTTAACTAAGGCAATTTTTCCTTATTAAAATGTCATAGACATTAAAATACCTAAAAACACTAACTTTGGCGCTCTATACAATGCATTACTAAGAAACTTGAAAATAAGCAATGGTTTTCCTGATTTTTGAACGGCGGGGTTTTTGTTCAAACAACAATATTTCTTTTTCAAATAataacaatattttttttaaaataaaatgtgTTATCTTTTTTTTTCAACATCAAACATTCCTTTCAAAAATATCATCaaataattctattttataaaataaaatttatactatattattatctatctatctatctatctatctatctatctatactattatattaaaaacgaaaCAATGAATGTTTGGTTGGTAGTCGGTCTGGTCaccgtaattatagtaatatttaaaataaaacactcataaatagattaatactcacaatataattattcaaataaaaatagaattataatatgTCTTATGATTTTTTTATcttaggtaacccgcagccgctactcTTTGGGTGCGTACTGGGTAAACTTTATGGGTTAACGCAATAACCTACAAATAACGTGAATCAACAAATCACATGAATCAAGATAAAACACAATTAAGCGACATGAGGaagcataatcataaattctcctccgtGGGAGTCGAACCTGTGACTTGGtttaaacaaaaaaaaactatacTATTTATCCGGTCAGGCCTAAATTGAATCATATTTGAtcttaaataaaatataaaaataacttTAGCTGATATAATGTTATCaagttaaaacaaaattatatatattattcattcggtctaaaacaaaattatatatacacacctgtaaataaaactatatatcaattagtgatatttccttttaaactaaaaatatcactaatttatacacgtgtatatttaaaattattgtcaatttatattattaaaaaattctAATAAACAAATTTCAGAGCTTAAATTTTTTACtttaaattaaattcaaaaattatataatattttatataatccgtgcatcgcacgggttttaggTTAGTATTGATATAAAATGCGTACATGACATTTTCTCATAAACATGAATAATTAAATGAGACAGAGTAAGTAATTATTATCTTTATCCAAAAAAATTAATTACACTAAAATGAGATAAGGGAGTGGTTAAGTTTATTGAAAAAGATTAATGTGGAAGTTTATCTCCATCTCAAATTAGTTGTCCATTTTAATTTTTACGTGTATTTAAAGATGCATTCCGTAtactttttttattattttttaaatatattttgtaaataaaaaatttaaatcttaaatttttattcacaaaaaaacaataaaaatatGTCGTGATTCTATATATTTTACATGTTTTTCAATAATCTAAatacatattttaaaattaaaagaatttaatttttttttgggATTTCTTGTTTTGTTGTGAAAAATTCCAAATATGCGTAGAGCTGTAAAAAGCCCACACTCTTATCAAAGCATCTTTAATGGGTAAAATTTTTTAGCTAAAAATTTGTCAAATATATcataaataaaaattatagaaattgtataaaatttaattaaatcaTGGATTCTTGTTAGCTAAATTTTAAGTCAACCTCCCAATATTGACTATATTTGTGAAACATGAACAGGCTTGTTGTTAAATTACATATAATCTACTTACCATATCGAAATTATGCAttctatttataataacttaaaataataagaatatactatttttaaaatataaccAATCATTATAAACAATTTTACCGCATATAAAAACAATTTAATCGAACAAACATAATGTTGCTGAGTAATAGAGTATTCCCGAAGATAAGATCAAATAATTTATTGATGTTAATATATACACAATTACCCGATTCATCCAATTTAAATTATCGAACATACTAATTTTATCATCAAATCAATACCTTGAACATTTTACAAATCTAAAATATCAGAACACACGAAACACACGAGTCAAGTTTTGAGTTGAGATTTAGACTTGTTTAAGGATAAAATTAAATGAGACGGCTCGTACTACTCATGAAAACCAACTCAGTTAACTGAATGAGCTTACTCGATTTGTTTCGTAAAATTACACAACTCAAGTTCGGAAGATGATTAACTTCGATTAATCAAATAAGTCGGCTCGTGAATCCCACCAAGCACATAATGATCATTTGAGAGAGGGATTAGGGAAAAGAGTTTCAACTTTGATCATAGTAATCATTTTTCTACCCATTCTTAATAAAATGAATAAGATAAAGGATTTTTGATTGGACCATTTGTAATGGGTTGGGTCAAAGTTTAGATATTTAAAACTTTATATGATTATAGTATAGATTACTACATAGTCCAATAATTTATGGATTGAATGACTTGATCGCTACTGCCCTTCTAAAATGTAAATTTGGTTATCTAAGTATTCGTTGTATAACATGTATAtagtatatgatattaacatgaGAAGTTACAAGTCGGATCATTTGATTACCTTCTTACCAACATGACAAACAATTTCAACTACATTTTTTTCATTTAAACGAAAGTAGTTATTTAAACTCATATATTACTTGGACATAAGCTTATAATATATCAGTTTAGATATTTTTTGCGCATTTTTGTAGAaacaatttatatatttttattgttGTCATGTTATTTGACACT from Apium graveolens cultivar Ventura chromosome 5, ASM990537v1, whole genome shotgun sequence includes the following:
- the LOC141660025 gene encoding uncharacterized protein LOC141660025, whose protein sequence is MASTSNLVHAMNNISLEDEEEDSLTLDIAELQGENQLVNGFDAKLCVVARFLSEGQVDFSAMQQTMAALWKPGMGVYMKEIEINLFLFQFYHEVDVKRVMEGCPWSFNRRALVMRRLKEEENPRNVDLNTMDFWVQVYDLKVGFMSERILTEVGNSIGKFVASCPSNFQGVWRDYFRIRVTVDVNKPLKRRMKIKNTGADCGNSEIRKEQTKEAVISQVTEKESITVVEFKKRRTGDGLNQEIQLGLNNEVILDGNEDMNIEQTSPNNLADPKNGQMAGAQQAIVEKTRLMLGFNGMIAVEANGHSGGIALLWRNKEEVSLNSFSKNHIDVNVSTKEGLCYRLTGMYGEPDRSKRRETWQLIRNLASSNTLPWCLIGDMNNVLSQQDKIGGRPYPSDLLQGFHQVLEDCNLIDMDLHGYKFTWSRGTEETNHIEIRLDRALVNHEFLNMFHEAKLSNLEVSTSDHYPILLEPVVVTPFIRTKAFRFENTWLREPMLYQLVEDIWVNNTGNLYDKLSQCAEILSVWGKEITGSFEDRIRRSKRLLKTVKGRRDSNSLRLYHEEKKKLAETYTQQEVFWRQRSKQMWLREGDGNSKFFHAATKNRRKANNITSLQDDQGNKKEWGSGLENLMEDYFKNLFTASNTDWSRVTRCISSRVTALQNEKLLAEVNEKEVKNALFNMHPDKSPGPDGMSPGFYQKCWKIVKNDVIEVVKHFFRTGNLDDHLKGTNIALIPKKSKPTHMTEIRPISLCNVIYKVISKVLANRLKTVMEAIISEAQSAFIPRRIISDNIMVAFEVMHYMKRKKRGKDCWMALKLDMSKAYDHVEWNYLEAILSKMGFDQKIIQLFMGCLTAVSYSIAHAGRKFGSITPTRGLRQGDPLSSYLFLVCMEGLTALLQDFENSKLISGVKVARSAPSITHMLFADDSYIFCKANLDSADNVMNLLEANDHSTYLGLPNIIGRNKSVLFKYIKDRLVARIQGWDKSLLNKGGKEILLKTVAQTIPNYAMSVFLLPLDLCQQLENLMCKYWWNTSSKKDKCIHWQSWQKMCKRKSQGGMGFRSVRDYNIALLGNQGWRLVQYPEKLVSRIYRARYYPKSNFLNAKIGSNPSFIWRSVHESQSVIRNGIGCRVGNGRSINIKDDPWLPDLDEAMIQTESEAIKDQKVSSLISMADNSWDTDLILDIVNSRDANIILSIPMDKEVNDNWYWRYEKFGNYSAKSAYFLLQGDRNDNNTADNSGFWRKLWNLKIPPKIKSFLWRASTNCLPTRDTLLTKRVPVIITCPVCNDYPESCLHIFTQCAYAESVWGKLDISFDLDNINIFPEWLDWVFQHYSKEKVLDIVMVCWILWKNRNDVIWNQRSLNISIVVESALSLLNQWKGVQDRTFDRSLGYISAEDGDEHWTLPPANSVKINTDAAIFEENSNFSFAFVVRDHRGSLIEARTRCLRGSPNPDLAEALGIREALSWIKNKDQHDVILESDCLQNVQAIRSSFTCLSYLGRVIKDCRELLVSLSEKNVKFKFVKRSANKVAHFLARQNCSLADRIWRVGDVHSDFQYVLSNDLIIQ